In a single window of the Anaerocolumna cellulosilytica genome:
- a CDS encoding ABC transporter permease has product MRKNRKDSAIMKSKNVQLSALKESNAKNTYTKTRRKKQNGFCYKLVKYRVFLLMLLPALLYTLVFSYIPMGGVILAFKKYSYAGGIFNSPWNGLKNFEFFFKSGQALLVTKNTVLYNLLFIAFNTCLQITVAVLLTEVKNKHFKKISQSIMFLPYFISWVIVSVIAFNLLSFDYGVINSIIEKLGGEKINFYTTGTVWPIILTLFGAWKGVGYGSVMYLAAIMGIDTSIYEAASIDGANVFQRIFKITIPLMMPTVVILFLLAVGGIFKGNFDMFYNLVGNNGVLYNYTDVIDTLTFRALISNNDFGMSAAAGLYQSVLCFVTILLVNKLVSIYSKDYTLF; this is encoded by the coding sequence ATGAGAAAAAATAGAAAGGACTCTGCAATTATGAAAAGTAAAAACGTCCAACTCTCCGCTTTAAAGGAATCAAATGCAAAAAATACATATACAAAAACAAGAAGAAAGAAACAGAATGGCTTTTGTTATAAGCTGGTGAAATACCGGGTTTTTCTGTTGATGCTGCTTCCGGCTCTATTGTATACCTTAGTATTTAGTTATATTCCAATGGGGGGAGTTATCCTTGCTTTCAAAAAATATAGCTATGCAGGCGGTATATTTAACAGCCCATGGAACGGCTTAAAGAATTTTGAATTCTTCTTTAAATCAGGGCAGGCACTGTTGGTAACAAAAAATACTGTCTTATACAACCTTCTCTTTATTGCTTTTAATACTTGTCTTCAGATAACGGTAGCAGTTCTTTTGACAGAAGTGAAAAATAAACATTTTAAAAAGATATCTCAATCTATAATGTTTCTCCCCTATTTTATATCTTGGGTTATTGTGTCGGTCATTGCTTTTAACTTGCTAAGCTTTGATTATGGGGTAATAAACAGTATTATTGAAAAGCTTGGAGGAGAAAAAATTAATTTCTATACAACAGGAACCGTGTGGCCGATTATTTTAACCTTGTTTGGAGCCTGGAAGGGAGTAGGGTATGGTTCGGTTATGTATCTGGCAGCCATTATGGGGATTGACACTTCAATCTATGAGGCAGCTTCTATAGACGGTGCTAATGTCTTCCAGCGTATTTTTAAAATAACTATACCACTTATGATGCCTACGGTGGTGATACTCTTCTTATTAGCGGTAGGTGGAATTTTTAAAGGTAATTTTGATATGTTTTACAACCTGGTCGGAAATAATGGTGTGCTTTATAATTACACCGATGTTATAGATACTTTAACCTTCCGTGCTTTAATTAGTAATAATGATTTCGGTATGTCTGCCGCTGCCGGTTTATACCAGTCAGTATTGTGTTTTGTAACGATTCTATTAGTAAATAAACTGGTAAGTATCTACAGTAAAGATTATACCCTGTTTTAG
- a CDS encoding carbohydrate ABC transporter permease codes for MKLKIKAASYEIKKSSDAKLLSFLAYFINGVIALFCLIPFIMVVSASFSSEEAIKRFGFSLYPREFTLEAYTTVFKEPMVVLRAYGVTIVLTILGTLAGLFLQTMTAYVLSRKEFEWRNKFSFFFYFTTLFSGGLVPSYILMTRYLGLKDSYLALFLPLLFSVYNLLVMKSYIMGLPESLIDAAKIDGCGEFGTMVKVVIPLLKPAMATVGLFIALAYWNDWYNAMLYIGKESMHPLQYFLYKQVNNIEAYKRIIESQQVSSEAASAMSMPTQSLKMALTVVVTGPIILLYPFVQKYFVQGITIGAVKG; via the coding sequence ATGAAATTAAAAATAAAAGCAGCATCTTATGAAATAAAAAAGAGCAGTGATGCCAAACTACTTTCTTTTCTTGCTTACTTCATCAATGGGGTCATTGCGCTGTTTTGCCTGATACCTTTTATCATGGTAGTGTCTGCCTCTTTTTCCTCAGAGGAGGCTATTAAAAGATTTGGTTTTAGTCTCTACCCCAGAGAATTTACATTGGAAGCCTATACCACTGTTTTTAAAGAACCCATGGTTGTATTAAGGGCATACGGGGTAACTATAGTCCTAACAATACTTGGCACTTTAGCCGGTTTGTTTTTACAAACCATGACGGCCTATGTCCTGTCCAGAAAAGAGTTTGAATGGCGGAATAAATTTTCATTCTTTTTTTACTTCACCACACTGTTTAGCGGAGGTCTGGTTCCAAGTTATATTTTAATGACCAGATATCTGGGATTAAAGGATAGTTATCTGGCATTATTTTTACCGCTTTTATTCAGTGTTTATAACCTTCTGGTAATGAAGAGCTACATAATGGGATTACCGGAATCTTTAATTGATGCCGCCAAAATAGATGGCTGCGGAGAATTCGGAACGATGGTTAAGGTTGTGATACCTCTATTAAAGCCAGCCATGGCAACAGTTGGTCTATTTATTGCGTTGGCTTATTGGAATGACTGGTATAATGCCATGCTTTACATAGGTAAGGAGTCCATGCATCCTTTACAGTACTTTTTATACAAACAGGTCAATAACATAGAGGCTTATAAAAGAATTATTGAGTCTCAGCAAGTAAGCAGTGAGGCAGCTTCTGCCATGTCCATGCCGACCCAGTCCTTAAAGATGGCACTGACAGTGGTAGTTACCGGTCCAATCATATTGTTATATCCTTTTGTCCAGAAATATTTTGTACAGGGAATTACCATTGGTGCGGTAAAAGGCTAA
- a CDS encoding HD domain-containing protein gives MKKIGKVIEAMIEYYTGDIRRINHFLKVYAYAKTIGELEQLEETMQEILEVTAVVHDIGIKISEEKYNSSAGTYQQIEGPGIARPMLKRLGYEEDFIDRVCFLIGHHHTYHTIDGLDYQILVEADFLVNLDEDKSSAAVIQNVKEKIFKTKAGFKILEQCFGKAR, from the coding sequence ATGAAGAAAATAGGAAAAGTAATAGAAGCAATGATAGAATACTACACCGGTGATATCCGCCGGATAAACCATTTTCTTAAAGTGTATGCTTATGCAAAAACCATAGGTGAATTGGAACAGCTAGAAGAAACTATGCAGGAAATACTTGAAGTTACTGCGGTAGTTCATGATATCGGTATTAAAATCAGTGAAGAAAAATACAACAGCAGTGCAGGAACATATCAGCAGATAGAAGGACCTGGTATTGCAAGACCAATGCTTAAGAGATTGGGGTATGAAGAAGATTTTATTGACCGAGTATGCTTTTTAATTGGACATCATCATACCTATCATACGATAGACGGACTTGATTACCAGATACTTGTAGAAGCAGACTTTTTGGTTAATTTAGACGAAGATAAGTCCTCTGCCGCTGTCATACAGAATGTAAAAGAAAAGATTTTTAAAACCAAAGCAGGTTTTAAGATTCTTGAGCAATGCTTTGGAAAGGCTAGATAA
- a CDS encoding ABC transporter substrate-binding protein: MKKRVLSMIMIFVMLTVIFTGCGSGSKNKDKDTVSEVTEGGTRTYNGVDISKELTLKMYLLGDRSKDFDKVYTEINKILKEKLNTTVEIEFLSWSEHDTKYSLLFSSGEEFDLIFTASGWGHYEATAAMGGFYELSEDFIKTYAPDIWKVVPSAAWTQALIDGKVFMVPNYQNEFAVNVLAIRGDLMKKYGYDTIASWDDLIAYYGDITTGEAGITPLGTQGGGLLYPFLLHKGVDTIGGSPSELFIYNTLTPEDLSITYALDWEGFAEYCKAVKQMFDAGYWSADSLATTEERQDGLLNGTAASMVWNLGSCKLYAEQANREHPDWEVTIVDIASDISKGVNPYINNGVAINAVSNHKERAMMVLNEFYTNPAIYDLASLGIEGTHWEAVSDDQYKLLDANSDYGVDNNCNWGWTNADIRRKQYIENPTALDNKAQELQDTWSKDIKADHIYDGFTFDNSKVSSEIAAVGTVITQYYTPLMCGMAGDVDKAINELRTQLDNAGIQNIYDEIQKQAAAFVESKK, from the coding sequence ATGAAAAAAAGGGTTTTATCTATGATTATGATATTTGTTATGCTTACTGTAATATTCACAGGCTGCGGTTCTGGTAGCAAAAATAAGGATAAGGATACCGTATCAGAAGTAACAGAAGGTGGCACAAGGACTTATAACGGAGTAGATATCTCAAAAGAATTAACCTTAAAAATGTATCTTCTGGGTGACCGTTCTAAAGATTTTGACAAGGTTTATACAGAAATAAATAAGATATTAAAGGAAAAGTTAAATACCACGGTTGAAATTGAATTCTTATCCTGGAGTGAGCACGATACGAAATATTCGCTGCTGTTTTCATCAGGAGAGGAATTTGACCTGATATTTACGGCTTCTGGTTGGGGGCACTATGAAGCCACTGCTGCAATGGGAGGGTTTTATGAATTATCAGAAGACTTTATAAAAACCTATGCTCCGGATATATGGAAGGTAGTACCCTCAGCTGCTTGGACGCAGGCATTAATTGACGGTAAGGTGTTTATGGTACCAAACTATCAGAATGAATTTGCTGTTAACGTACTTGCGATACGTGGGGATTTAATGAAGAAATATGGATATGATACTATCGCCAGTTGGGATGACTTGATTGCTTACTATGGGGATATTACAACTGGAGAAGCAGGAATTACGCCTCTTGGCACACAGGGCGGCGGACTATTATATCCGTTTTTGTTACATAAGGGAGTTGATACCATTGGAGGGTCACCTAGCGAGCTTTTTATTTATAATACCTTGACTCCTGAAGATTTATCTATAACCTATGCTCTGGATTGGGAGGGATTTGCAGAATATTGCAAGGCAGTAAAGCAGATGTTTGATGCAGGCTACTGGTCAGCAGATAGTCTGGCCACTACAGAAGAGAGACAGGATGGCCTGCTCAATGGAACCGCCGCTTCTATGGTATGGAATTTAGGTTCTTGTAAGCTCTATGCAGAACAGGCAAATAGAGAGCATCCGGACTGGGAAGTGACTATAGTTGACATTGCATCGGATATATCAAAAGGTGTTAATCCATATATTAATAACGGTGTTGCTATTAATGCAGTCAGCAATCATAAAGAACGTGCCATGATGGTATTAAATGAATTTTATACAAATCCTGCTATATATGACCTTGCCTCTCTTGGAATTGAAGGTACGCATTGGGAAGCGGTTTCAGATGACCAGTATAAGCTGTTAGATGCCAATTCAGATTATGGTGTAGACAATAACTGTAACTGGGGCTGGACGAATGCGGATATCAGAAGAAAACAATACATTGAGAATCCTACGGCTCTTGATAACAAAGCGCAGGAATTACAGGATACTTGGAGTAAAGATATTAAAGCAGACCATATATATGATGGTTTTACATTCGATAACTCTAAGGTTAGTTCAGAAATTGCAGCAGTGGGGACTGTAATTACACAGTACTATACACCGTTAATGTGTGGTATGGCAGGAGACGTGGACAAAGCAATCAATGAGTTGCGCACCCAGTTAGACAATGCCGGCATACAAAATATTTATGATGAGATTCAAAAACAGGCGGCGGCTTTCGTAGAGAGTAAAAAATAA
- a CDS encoding LacI family DNA-binding transcriptional regulator, translating into MVEQDKTSKSTFSAGRASKVERLTISDIAEELGVSKTTVSRAISGKGRIGRETVQRVMECIEKHNYNPNSFLRGLASLKTYNVGVAFPADDNVRNTPFFQRCLLGVCEVAAALNYDVVVTTVKENDINLLKRLVENKKVDGIILTRNLTNDMATAYLKQREMPFLLIGSSEDDTIVQIDNNHMEACEKLTSLLLADGVKRIALIAGDLNHMVNRFRCEGYFNALRRYGISIEQDMIFSDCNSAVFVEQAVRYILKRQSECIVCTDDVICGRVLSMLLEEGYVIPRDIKVASFYDSIYLETNNPPVTAIGFKAEELGTVAGKRLIDLIEGTSSRYKTILDYEIHLRRST; encoded by the coding sequence ATGGTAGAGCAGGATAAAACCAGTAAAAGTACTTTTTCAGCTGGCAGAGCATCAAAAGTAGAAAGGCTTACCATATCGGATATTGCTGAGGAATTGGGGGTATCAAAAACCACCGTATCCAGAGCTATATCTGGAAAGGGACGCATTGGCAGGGAAACGGTACAGCGTGTTATGGAATGCATTGAAAAACATAATTACAACCCCAATTCCTTTCTTAGAGGTTTAGCTAGTTTGAAAACCTACAATGTAGGGGTTGCATTCCCGGCTGATGACAATGTACGTAATACACCGTTTTTTCAACGCTGTCTTCTTGGGGTATGTGAAGTAGCAGCAGCTCTTAATTATGATGTGGTGGTAACTACAGTAAAAGAAAATGATATTAATCTGTTAAAGCGACTGGTGGAAAATAAAAAGGTGGATGGAATTATCCTTACCAGAAACTTAACCAATGACATGGCGACGGCTTACCTTAAGCAAAGAGAGATGCCGTTTTTACTAATTGGTTCCAGTGAAGATGATACTATAGTTCAAATTGATAATAATCATATGGAGGCATGTGAAAAATTAACGTCCCTCCTTTTAGCAGATGGGGTGAAACGAATCGCTTTAATTGCAGGGGATTTAAATCATATGGTTAACCGATTTCGATGTGAGGGATATTTTAATGCATTAAGAAGATACGGAATATCAATTGAACAGGATATGATATTTTCTGATTGTAACAGTGCGGTTTTTGTGGAACAGGCGGTTCGATATATTCTTAAACGCCAATCGGAATGTATTGTTTGTACGGATGATGTCATCTGCGGCAGGGTATTGTCCATGCTTTTGGAGGAAGGGTATGTGATACCTAGAGATATCAAAGTAGCGTCTTTTTACGACAGTATTTATTTAGAGACGAATAATCCACCAGTTACTGCTATTGGTTTTAAAGCGGAAGAACTGGGAACAGTGGCAGGAAAGCGACTCATTGATCTGATAGAAGGAACTAGCAGCAGATATAAAACCATTCTGGATTATGAGATACATTTAAGACGCTCCACTTAG
- a CDS encoding lytic transglycosylase domain-containing protein, producing the protein MSAINGISNVNKNNAISVNTEQKNKSAKGDFASYLGETKSMDQIFAEAAKKYNVSENLLKAIGKAESGYNANAVSRSGAQGVMQLMPATAEYLGVTDSFDAEQNIMGGAKYISELLNKYNGNTSLALAAYNAGMGNVSKYGGIPPFEETQNYVKKVTGYMNQGVSAGNVTVAVGNYSATLQSTAQIKSNLITGTSETETETTQADLIELFTYDDYLKFLETFFEDKEEEEKEDNSNYFGSKAISYNIPVNNLFK; encoded by the coding sequence ATGTCAGCAATCAACGGGATAAGTAATGTAAACAAGAATAATGCCATAAGTGTAAATACGGAGCAAAAAAATAAGAGCGCAAAGGGAGATTTTGCATCCTATTTAGGTGAAACCAAATCCATGGATCAAATCTTTGCAGAAGCAGCTAAAAAATACAATGTATCAGAAAATCTGCTAAAAGCCATTGGCAAAGCTGAATCAGGCTATAATGCCAATGCAGTATCAAGAAGCGGAGCACAGGGAGTTATGCAGCTTATGCCTGCAACCGCAGAATATCTTGGTGTAACGGACTCATTTGATGCAGAGCAGAATATTATGGGCGGTGCCAAATATATTTCTGAATTACTGAATAAATACAACGGTAATACCAGTCTGGCTCTTGCTGCATATAACGCAGGTATGGGAAATGTATCAAAATACGGTGGTATTCCGCCTTTTGAGGAAACTCAAAATTATGTTAAGAAGGTTACAGGCTATATGAATCAAGGAGTAAGTGCCGGAAATGTTACGGTAGCAGTCGGAAATTATTCCGCCACCTTACAAAGCACTGCCCAAATTAAAAGCAATCTGATTACCGGAACTTCTGAAACTGAAACAGAGACTACACAAGCAGACCTGATAGAGTTATTTACCTACGATGATTATCTGAAATTTTTAGAAACCTTCTTCGAAGATAAGGAAGAAGAGGAGAAGGAAGATAATTCTAATTATTTCGGTTCAAAGGCAATCAGCTATAACATACCGGTAAATAATTTGTTTAAGTAA